A stretch of Cyanobacterium sp. HL-69 DNA encodes these proteins:
- a CDS encoding Malonyl CoA-acyl carrier protein transacylase, with amino-acid sequence MAVNQRIQDFFQEIVCQYPQKIALLTHDEQLTYEQLNIKSNQLAHYLRTLGIGSQEDMLVGVCLERKASLIISLWAIFKAGAGYVPLDPYYPQDRLRFMVEDSGLSAIITESAFTHLFSGDGVHLVNGDEDNFSSFSVENPSPRSLEHNLAYVIYTSGSTGIPKGVEIEHRNTIAFIQWAIAFFSSEELAGVLASTSVCFDLSVFEIFVPLSVGGTVILVDNILHLPDSPHRNKVTLIDTVPSAIASLTKIKGIPGSVKTVNLAGEALTNNIVQEVYKFDHVERVYNLYGPSEDTTYSTVSLIPKGFDDVPPIGKPISQTQAHLLDSNLQPVEKGIIGEIYLAGAGITRGYRHRPDLTAERYLSNPFEEDSTSKMYKTGDLAVYLHDGQLKFIGRQDQLVKFRGFRVELGEIEAVLTKYPLVERSAVTLHHFTDDDQRLIAYLTLKETSNRKETLTDIREYLTQKLPPHEVPGGFMVLEKLPETLNGKINRRALPTPERHLLWDNSQHSTYAAPRNGIEEKLVQMWQSVLKIDSIGIEDDFFDLGGSSLSAIALIHDINTEFNTNISLGVFLESSTISCLSKNIEQKNDLSLTEQRHQTLEIDTILPDDIYPQTPFNYSKTYHSALLTGATGLLGSYLLADLLNNTNYQIYCLVRAKDQEQALQRIQAKLEKNDLWQPSWQSRIIPLVGDLAKTSLGLTDQQVKFLGQNLDLIYHCGAWVNIVYPYSSMRGANIESTKEIIKLACQYHPKPIFYISTTDVFSSHDIRKISFNQQPDGDDLCGGYAQTKYVAEELLQQAQKRGLPVTVFRPSNIINHRESDPNIVTEFIPRMFQGCLQLNLFPRINAIVNLVPVDYVSRMIVHLSKESSFFNQTFNIVNPKPAYFSDILQWLKKKNYQFSIVDHQEWVDTLEKMVKTGINNSLTPFVSLLHFENFLQRSLGSFEFEDNQTLQEIYLQVPCPPVDEKLLDIYFNHCISHSLTQIDEIQKRRNS; translated from the coding sequence ATGGCTGTTAATCAAAGGATTCAAGATTTTTTTCAAGAAATTGTGTGCCAATACCCCCAGAAAATAGCACTTTTGACCCATGATGAGCAGTTAACCTATGAGCAGTTAAATATAAAGTCTAATCAGTTAGCCCATTATTTGAGAACTTTGGGTATTGGTTCTCAAGAGGATATGTTGGTGGGGGTATGTTTGGAGAGGAAAGCCAGTTTAATTATCTCCCTATGGGCTATTTTTAAAGCAGGGGCGGGGTATGTTCCCCTTGACCCCTATTATCCTCAAGATCGTTTAAGGTTTATGGTGGAAGATTCTGGGTTGTCGGCCATTATTACAGAAAGTGCCTTTACCCATTTATTCTCAGGGGATGGGGTTCATTTAGTGAATGGGGATGAAGATAATTTTTCCTCTTTTTCTGTAGAGAATCCTTCTCCTAGGTCTTTGGAGCATAATTTAGCTTATGTTATTTATACTTCAGGTTCTACGGGTATCCCCAAAGGAGTAGAAATTGAACACCGCAATACGATCGCATTTATCCAATGGGCGATCGCCTTTTTTAGCTCCGAAGAATTAGCAGGGGTATTGGCCTCTACTTCTGTTTGTTTTGATTTATCCGTATTTGAAATCTTTGTACCTTTGAGCGTGGGGGGTACCGTTATTTTGGTGGATAATATTCTTCATCTGCCTGATTCTCCCCATAGAAATAAAGTTACCCTCATTGATACCGTACCTAGTGCGATCGCCTCTTTAACTAAAATTAAAGGTATTCCTGGCTCCGTAAAAACCGTTAACTTAGCAGGGGAAGCCCTTACTAATAATATTGTTCAGGAAGTTTATAAATTTGATCATGTAGAAAGAGTTTATAATCTCTATGGACCTTCTGAGGATACGACATATTCTACCGTCTCCCTCATTCCGAAAGGTTTTGATGATGTTCCTCCCATTGGAAAACCTATTAGTCAAACCCAAGCCCACTTACTTGATAGCAACTTACAACCCGTAGAAAAAGGCATTATTGGCGAGATTTATTTAGCAGGGGCAGGAATTACTCGCGGATACCGTCATCGCCCCGATTTGACGGCCGAGAGATATTTAAGCAATCCCTTTGAGGAAGATAGTACATCAAAAATGTATAAAACAGGGGACTTAGCAGTTTATTTACATGATGGACAGTTGAAATTTATCGGACGACAGGATCAGCTAGTTAAATTTAGGGGTTTTAGGGTTGAATTGGGAGAAATTGAAGCTGTATTGACCAAGTATCCCCTTGTAGAAAGATCAGCGGTAACACTACATCATTTTACCGATGATGACCAAAGATTAATTGCTTACCTGACTTTAAAAGAAACCAGCAATCGCAAAGAAACTTTGACAGATATTCGTGAATATTTAACTCAAAAACTTCCTCCCCATGAGGTGCCAGGAGGATTTATGGTGCTAGAAAAACTACCCGAAACTCTCAACGGTAAAATAAATCGTCGTGCATTACCCACCCCAGAGCGTCACTTACTTTGGGATAATTCTCAACATTCTACTTATGCGGCTCCTCGCAATGGTATCGAAGAGAAATTAGTACAGATGTGGCAATCTGTTTTAAAAATTGACTCTATCGGCATTGAGGATGATTTTTTTGATTTAGGAGGTAGTTCTCTCAGTGCGATCGCCCTTATCCACGATATAAACACTGAATTTAATACTAATATCTCTTTAGGAGTATTCCTAGAAAGCTCAACCATTTCCTGCTTGAGCAAAAACATCGAACAGAAAAACGACTTATCCTTAACAGAACAAAGACATCAAACCCTAGAAATAGATACAATCCTTCCAGACGATATTTATCCCCAAACTCCCTTTAACTATTCCAAAACCTACCATAGCGCCCTTCTCACTGGAGCCACAGGCTTACTAGGTTCTTACTTATTAGCAGACTTACTGAACAATACCAATTATCAAATTTATTGTCTGGTTAGGGCAAAAGACCAAGAACAAGCCTTACAAAGAATTCAAGCCAAACTAGAAAAAAACGATCTTTGGCAACCTTCTTGGCAATCCAGAATTATCCCCCTAGTGGGTGACTTGGCCAAAACATCTTTGGGTTTAACTGACCAACAAGTAAAGTTTCTTGGTCAAAACCTTGACCTAATTTATCATTGCGGTGCTTGGGTAAATATTGTTTATCCATATTCCTCCATGAGAGGTGCAAACATCGAGAGTACCAAAGAAATTATTAAATTAGCTTGTCAATATCACCCAAAACCTATTTTTTATATCTCTACCACCGATGTTTTTTCTTCCCACGACATCAGGAAAATATCCTTCAATCAACAGCCAGACGGGGATGATCTGTGTGGGGGATATGCTCAAACGAAATATGTAGCCGAAGAATTATTGCAACAAGCCCAAAAAAGAGGATTGCCAGTAACAGTCTTTCGTCCTAGTAATATCATTAATCATCGTGAGTCGGATCCTAACATTGTTACAGAATTTATACCCCGAATGTTCCAAGGTTGTTTACAATTAAATTTATTCCCCCGAATAAATGCGATCGTTAATTTAGTTCCTGTTGATTATGTGAGTCGAATGATAGTACACCTATCTAAAGAATCATCATTTTTTAATCAAACATTTAATATTGTTAATCCGAAACCAGCCTATTTCTCCGATATTTTGCAGTGGTTAAAAAAGAAAAACTACCAATTTTCCATTGTTGATCATCAAGAATGGGTTGATACTTTGGAAAAGATGGTTAAAACGGGAATAAATAACTCTTTGACTCCCTTTGTTAGTTTGCTTCATTTTGAGAATTTTTTACAAAGATCCCTCGGTTCTTTTGAATTTGAAGATAATCAAACTTTACAAGAAATATACTTACAAGTACCTTGTCCCCCAGTAGATGAAAAACTTTTAGATATTTATTTCAATCACTGTATATCCCATTCTTTAACTCAAATCGATGAAATTCAAAAAAGAAGAAACTCCTAA